Proteins encoded in a region of the Nonomuraea helvata genome:
- a CDS encoding RNA polymerase sigma factor, with product MDDDRKTRFEAMYQQTYEHILGYALRRCDSPEDAADVVAETFAIAWRRVDAVPPDGEARLWLYGVARNVLANHRRGQARHRHRSVELDTDLADLYAHSPETSVELGAIARAFEQLPEDDRELISLVAWEGLDRAQIATVLGCSRNAVRIRLHRARKRFSKALATAGVTVNHLVMEST from the coding sequence GTGGATGACGACCGGAAGACCCGGTTCGAGGCCATGTACCAGCAGACGTACGAGCACATACTCGGCTACGCCCTGCGCCGCTGCGACTCCCCGGAGGACGCGGCGGACGTGGTGGCCGAGACGTTCGCCATCGCCTGGCGCCGCGTGGACGCGGTCCCGCCGGACGGCGAGGCCCGGCTCTGGCTGTACGGCGTCGCGAGGAACGTGCTGGCCAACCACCGCCGCGGCCAGGCCAGGCACCGGCACCGGAGCGTGGAGCTCGACACCGACCTCGCCGACCTGTACGCCCACTCGCCCGAGACCAGCGTCGAGCTGGGGGCGATCGCGCGGGCGTTCGAGCAGTTGCCCGAGGACGACAGGGAGCTGATCTCGCTGGTGGCCTGGGAGGGCCTGGACCGGGCCCAGATCGCCACCGTGCTCGGCTGCTCGCGCAACGCCGTGCGCATCCGGCTGCACCGGGCGCGCAAGCGCTTCTCCAAGGCGCTGGCCACGGCCGGCGTCACTGTCAACCACCTGGTCATGGAGTCCACATGA
- a CDS encoding DUF6461 domain-containing protein, which translates to MSVDLETHYRAVTAHLTESLSDGSITWCRASSADELAVSLGGELSSAAPRSLFSADEESQYHLLRSGRGRTLVIGELSSWFVVLEPGDWIAVDALPRLSGAGEAVSLVIGDTLGHHHVHYARDGRQVCRFRWGAEPDGDASRLEHLLSGLSLTSGLPSLDEASRLPSLAAWKTHALILAERLTDVRLTVDWLNREHTRYFCRPFDSEPPRL; encoded by the coding sequence GTGTCGGTTGACCTGGAAACCCACTATCGGGCTGTCACGGCCCACCTGACCGAATCGCTGTCGGATGGCAGCATCACCTGGTGTAGAGCATCAAGCGCCGACGAACTGGCCGTTTCACTGGGAGGAGAGCTATCGAGCGCGGCTCCCCGCTCTCTCTTCAGTGCCGACGAAGAATCTCAATACCACCTCTTGAGGTCCGGCCGTGGCAGAACCTTGGTCATCGGAGAACTCAGTTCTTGGTTCGTCGTGCTGGAGCCTGGTGACTGGATCGCCGTCGATGCGCTGCCCCGGCTCTCGGGCGCCGGCGAAGCCGTGTCTTTGGTGATCGGGGACACGCTCGGGCACCACCATGTGCACTACGCGCGTGATGGGCGGCAGGTGTGCCGCTTCCGCTGGGGAGCCGAACCGGATGGCGATGCATCGCGTCTTGAGCATCTGCTCTCAGGACTATCCCTGACGTCAGGGCTTCCGTCGTTGGATGAGGCATCTCGGCTGCCATCGTTAGCCGCATGGAAGACGCACGCCCTCATCCTCGCGGAACGGCTCACGGACGTTCGCCTGACTGTCGATTGGTTGAACCGCGAGCACACACGCTACTTCTGCCGCCCATTCGACAGTGAACCGCCCCGGCTTTGA
- a CDS encoding MurR/RpiR family transcriptional regulator: MTSGALGRVETELPGLPEALRRVGEVILGDPAEAARSTIIALAERAGSSPATVTRFCRAFGFSGYAELRVALATETGRAAQAGWGAGVGHEIGPDDPLDSAIEVMAAADARLIQDTAAQLDLDVVAKVADAIVAAPRVLLVGVSTSGNVATMLEGRLRRIGIPGWSAGDAHVALSEAALLKDGDVAIGISHRGRTREVMEALAEAGSHGALTVAVTSFARSPLAELADLVLTTASRETTFRLGGLAAVHSQLFVLDAVYVAVAQRTYERTNEAFERTISAVESHRVERG; the protein is encoded by the coding sequence GTGACTTCAGGAGCGCTCGGGCGCGTCGAAACAGAACTACCCGGTTTGCCGGAGGCTTTGCGCAGGGTCGGCGAGGTGATTCTCGGCGATCCGGCCGAGGCCGCGCGCTCGACCATCATCGCGCTCGCCGAACGGGCGGGCAGCTCGCCCGCGACCGTGACCAGGTTCTGCCGGGCGTTCGGCTTCTCCGGATACGCCGAGCTGCGCGTCGCCCTCGCCACCGAGACCGGCCGGGCCGCCCAGGCGGGGTGGGGCGCGGGCGTCGGCCACGAGATCGGCCCGGACGACCCGCTCGACTCGGCCATCGAGGTCATGGCCGCCGCCGACGCCAGGCTCATCCAGGACACCGCCGCGCAGCTCGACCTCGACGTGGTCGCCAAGGTGGCCGACGCGATCGTGGCCGCTCCGCGTGTTCTCCTCGTCGGCGTCTCCACCAGCGGTAACGTCGCCACCATGCTGGAAGGCCGGCTGCGCCGCATCGGCATCCCCGGCTGGAGCGCCGGCGACGCGCACGTGGCCCTGTCGGAGGCGGCGCTGCTCAAGGACGGCGACGTGGCCATCGGCATCAGCCACAGGGGTCGTACGCGCGAGGTCATGGAGGCGCTGGCGGAGGCGGGCAGTCACGGCGCGCTGACGGTCGCGGTCACCTCCTTCGCCCGATCCCCGCTGGCGGAGCTGGCCGATCTGGTGCTGACCACCGCCAGCAGGGAGACCACGTTCAGGCTCGGCGGGCTGGCCGCCGTCCATTCGCAGCTGTTCGTGCTGGACGCCGTGTACGTGGCGGTGGCCCAGCGCACCTACGAACGCACCAACGAGGCGTTCGAGCGGACGATCAGCGCGGTGGAGAGCCATCGGGTGGAGAGAGGCTGA
- a CDS encoding SDR family oxidoreductase, whose amino-acid sequence MDLGISGKVALVTGGSAGIGLAAAKSLAREGCDVCVSARNPDRLADAVVQLQEYGKVVHAVLADVEDPAAARRVVEETRDVLGPIDILVANAGGPPAGRFDEASLADWEVAVERNLLGTVRLIHAVLPEMRSRGWGRIVTVTSRSAREAIDGLALSNATRSAVAGVVRTLAREVGRDGVLVNNVMPGPIDTDRLRSMAGDDEALARRGEAVPVGRIGNPDEVGDVVAFLASERASFVNGISMLVDGGESRVIA is encoded by the coding sequence ATGGATCTCGGCATCTCGGGCAAGGTCGCCCTCGTCACCGGAGGCAGCGCGGGCATCGGCCTCGCCGCGGCCAAGAGTCTCGCGCGTGAGGGCTGCGACGTCTGCGTCAGCGCCCGCAACCCCGACCGGCTCGCGGACGCGGTGGTGCAGCTTCAGGAGTACGGCAAGGTCGTGCACGCCGTGCTGGCCGACGTGGAGGACCCGGCCGCCGCCCGGCGGGTGGTCGAGGAGACGCGTGACGTGCTGGGGCCGATCGACATCCTGGTGGCCAACGCGGGCGGGCCGCCGGCCGGGCGCTTCGATGAGGCCAGCCTGGCCGACTGGGAGGTCGCCGTCGAGCGCAACCTGCTCGGCACCGTACGCCTGATCCACGCGGTCCTGCCCGAGATGCGCTCGCGCGGCTGGGGGCGCATCGTCACGGTCACCAGCAGGTCGGCCAGGGAGGCGATCGACGGCCTGGCGCTGTCCAACGCCACCCGCTCCGCCGTGGCCGGCGTCGTGCGCACCCTGGCCCGCGAGGTCGGCCGCGACGGCGTGCTGGTCAACAACGTGATGCCCGGCCCCATCGACACCGACCGGCTGCGAAGCATGGCGGGCGACGATGAGGCCCTCGCCCGGCGGGGCGAGGCGGTGCCGGTCGGCCGGATCGGGAACCCGGATGAGGTGGGGGACGTGGTGGCGTTCCTGGCCAGCGAGCGGGCCTCGTTCGTGAACGGGATCTCGATGCTGGTGGACGGCGGCGAGAGCCGCGTCATCGCCTGA
- a CDS encoding RNA polymerase sigma-70 factor — protein MEFEEHRPLLLGLAYRLLGSMWDAEDVVQEAWLRWQGVDRSEIKEPRAFLLTVVSRLALDQLRSARVRREAYTGPWLPEPVLTSEAGPLDTAELRDTVSYATLHLMERLSPPERAVFVLREAFELPYEQAAEIVGTSVANARQLHRRASVRLAQGRARFQPSAADHVELVTKFMDAASGGDLAALTELLHEDVVAYTDGGGRVRAALRPILGRRKVADFLVGLRNKYGPSEAQVLDVNGHPVIWTRVARYRQLVAFDIQDGRIREIYSIMNPDKLRRLTPA, from the coding sequence GTGGAGTTCGAGGAGCATCGCCCCCTGCTGCTGGGGCTGGCCTACCGCCTGCTCGGCAGCATGTGGGACGCGGAGGACGTGGTCCAGGAGGCGTGGCTGCGGTGGCAGGGCGTCGATCGGAGCGAGATCAAGGAGCCGCGGGCCTTCCTGCTGACCGTGGTCTCGCGGCTGGCGCTCGACCAGTTGCGCTCCGCGCGGGTCAGGCGCGAGGCGTACACGGGGCCGTGGCTGCCCGAGCCGGTGTTGACGTCGGAGGCGGGGCCGCTGGACACGGCCGAGCTGCGGGACACCGTCTCGTACGCGACCCTGCATCTGATGGAGCGGCTCTCGCCGCCGGAGCGGGCGGTGTTCGTGCTGCGGGAGGCGTTCGAGCTCCCGTACGAACAGGCAGCGGAGATCGTCGGCACCTCCGTGGCCAACGCCAGGCAGCTCCACCGCCGCGCCTCCGTGCGGCTCGCCCAGGGGCGTGCCAGGTTCCAGCCGTCCGCGGCGGACCACGTCGAGCTGGTGACGAAGTTCATGGACGCGGCCTCGGGCGGCGACCTGGCCGCGCTGACCGAGCTGCTCCACGAGGACGTCGTGGCCTACACCGACGGCGGCGGCAGGGTCCGCGCCGCGCTCCGGCCGATCCTGGGGCGCCGCAAGGTGGCGGACTTCCTGGTGGGCCTGAGGAACAAGTACGGTCCCTCGGAGGCGCAGGTGCTCGACGTCAACGGCCATCCGGTCATCTGGACGCGGGTGGCCAGGTACCGGCAGCTGGTGGCGTTCGACATCCAGGACGGCCGCATCAGGGAGATCTACAGCATCATGAACCCGGACAAGCTCCGCCGCCTCACCCCGGCCTGA
- a CDS encoding thiolase C-terminal domain-containing protein, with amino-acid sequence MNTVSTGPQERFTYGLAGPIPLFALAATRYLHDTGLTAEHLHAVVAQSRENAGTNPRALRREPLELAAYLAKPYVCTPLRTADCCQETDGACALLVSDVLDGPRVQAVVRGGGPGCSSMDRAPDVTAIFSAYVAPMLWEASGMRPSDVDVALPYDAYSWLVPRQLEDFGLVERGGLGAYLLERRHAWVNPHGGLLSEGYVHGLNNVAQAVRELREGREVALVTGFGGSYGSAALLVR; translated from the coding sequence ATGAACACCGTCTCCACCGGCCCCCAGGAGCGCTTCACGTACGGGCTGGCGGGCCCGATCCCGCTCTTCGCCCTGGCCGCGACCCGCTACCTGCACGACACGGGCCTCACCGCCGAGCATCTGCACGCCGTCGTCGCCCAGTCCAGGGAGAACGCCGGAACCAACCCGCGCGCCCTGCGCCGCGAGCCGCTAGAGCTCGCCGCCTACCTCGCCAAGCCGTACGTCTGCACCCCGCTCCGCACGGCGGACTGCTGCCAGGAGACCGACGGCGCCTGCGCCCTGCTGGTCAGCGACGTCCTCGACGGGCCGCGCGTCCAGGCGGTCGTGCGCGGGGGAGGCCCGGGCTGCTCCTCGATGGACCGCGCGCCGGACGTCACCGCGATCTTCTCCGCGTACGTGGCGCCCATGCTCTGGGAGGCGTCCGGGATGCGCCCGTCGGATGTGGACGTGGCGCTGCCGTACGACGCGTACTCGTGGCTCGTGCCCCGGCAACTGGAGGACTTCGGGCTGGTCGAGCGCGGGGGCCTGGGGGCGTACCTGCTGGAGCGCCGCCACGCCTGGGTGAACCCGCACGGCGGCCTGCTCTCGGAGGGCTACGTGCACGGCCTGAACAACGTGGCCCAGGCCGTCAGGGAGCTCAGGGAGGGACGTGAGGTGGCTCTCGTGACGGGGTTCGGGGGCAGCTACGGGAGCGCCGCCCTGCTCGTACGGTGA
- a CDS encoding LysR family transcriptional regulator, translated as MDLRYVRYAMAIARAGSLRRAAAALHIAQPTLSEQLRALEKEIGVELFSRSSSGVELTEAGEAFLAHATVAVDAFDRAVAAARCTAQTARLGVADGLADVVARLLAQLPTPNLRVAPMGTAEQIVSIVDGTLQAGLGYAPGSLPRGVARMLVHRFPVRALLHRDHPLAAHEALSLSDLAAEPLVMPESDAVAGARRFLQGFVRHRLHPRLGPSAATHDLVINMVQEGAGYALCVHEGTTVPDTLAFLPIKEDVPPLEVVFLWNRQTDVHELLSAARHLARSG; from the coding sequence ATGGATCTACGCTACGTCCGCTACGCGATGGCGATCGCACGGGCAGGCAGCCTGCGCCGGGCCGCCGCCGCGCTGCACATCGCCCAGCCGACGCTGTCGGAGCAGCTCAGGGCACTGGAGAAAGAGATCGGGGTCGAGCTGTTCAGCCGCTCGTCGAGCGGCGTCGAGCTGACCGAGGCGGGCGAGGCGTTCCTGGCCCACGCCACCGTCGCGGTGGACGCCTTCGACCGCGCCGTGGCCGCCGCCAGGTGCACGGCGCAGACCGCCCGCCTGGGCGTGGCCGACGGACTGGCGGACGTGGTCGCCCGCCTGCTCGCCCAGCTTCCGACCCCGAACCTGCGGGTGGCGCCCATGGGAACGGCCGAGCAGATCGTCTCCATCGTGGACGGCACCCTGCAGGCCGGGCTCGGCTACGCGCCGGGCTCGCTGCCCAGGGGCGTGGCCCGCATGCTGGTCCACCGCTTCCCGGTGCGCGCGCTGCTCCACCGCGACCACCCCCTGGCGGCGCACGAGGCGCTGTCGCTGTCGGACCTGGCGGCCGAGCCGCTGGTCATGCCGGAGTCCGACGCGGTGGCCGGTGCCCGCCGCTTCCTGCAGGGATTCGTACGGCACCGCCTCCACCCCCGCCTCGGCCCGTCCGCGGCCACGCACGACCTGGTCATCAACATGGTGCAGGAAGGCGCGGGTTACGCGTTGTGCGTCCACGAGGGCACGACCGTCCCCGACACGCTCGCGTTCCTCCCGATCAAAGAGGACGTGCCGCCACTGGAGGTGGTCTTCCTCTGGAACCGCCAGACCGACGTGCACGAGCTCCTCAGCGCCGCCCGCCACCTGGCCCGATCTGGATAG
- a CDS encoding SIS domain-containing protein, producing the protein MTYASKVLELAHQVAESQAEPVKRAAALLVASIRAGGVVNAFGSGHSEAIAMEIAGRAGGLVPSNRLTPRDLVLYGGRPASVLTPELERDPAVAHEIYDLAPVEPPDVFVLISSSGVNGTVVELATLVKERGHPLIALTSVKHSTRMTSRHPSCRKLLDLADVVLDNGAPYGDALLELPGGGTYGAVSTVTSALLAQMVVTEAIDELVASGETPPVYVSVNVTGGDEHNRALESRYAGRIRRGS; encoded by the coding sequence ATGACGTACGCATCCAAGGTCCTCGAGCTGGCACATCAGGTCGCGGAGAGCCAGGCCGAACCGGTGAAGAGGGCCGCCGCGCTGCTGGTGGCCTCGATCCGGGCCGGTGGCGTGGTCAACGCGTTCGGGTCGGGGCACTCCGAGGCCATCGCCATGGAGATCGCCGGACGCGCCGGCGGCCTCGTCCCCAGCAACCGCCTCACGCCCAGGGACCTCGTCCTGTACGGGGGCCGCCCGGCCAGCGTGCTGACCCCCGAACTGGAGCGCGACCCGGCCGTCGCGCACGAGATCTACGACCTGGCGCCGGTCGAGCCGCCGGACGTGTTCGTGCTGATCTCCAGCTCCGGCGTGAACGGCACGGTCGTCGAACTGGCCACGCTCGTCAAGGAGCGCGGCCACCCGCTGATCGCGCTGACCTCGGTCAAGCACAGCACCCGGATGACCTCGCGCCACCCGTCGTGCCGCAAGCTGCTCGACCTGGCCGACGTCGTGCTGGACAACGGCGCGCCGTACGGCGACGCCCTCCTCGAGCTGCCCGGCGGCGGCACGTACGGCGCGGTGTCCACGGTCACCTCGGCGCTGCTCGCGCAGATGGTGGTCACCGAGGCGATCGACGAGCTCGTGGCCTCGGGCGAGACGCCTCCCGTCTACGTGTCGGTCAACGTGACCGGCGGCGACGAGCACAACAGGGCCCTGGAGAGCCGCTACGCAGGACGTATCCGACGCGGATCATAG
- a CDS encoding helix-turn-helix transcriptional regulator produces the protein MMAREPALGENLARIRVSKGLTQEELEERSGVSVSTIRKLEQGDRSSARVSTLRKLAEALDVRTSDLFRPSPEPVSPQEETVHADLLALRRTLKPVRGLAGVQMPDLDGPVSYRSVRDSFLAANTLYRADDYRAVVQTIPPLLVEARTLVADARGADDQRAALTLLSQTFQFSAQALIQLQQYDLAYQAITEGLAAAEQADDPLLGAWHVFNECWLFLREGRLDDAQRAALVTAQAIEPRFSTSDPAKFATWGWLLLWASAAAVRNNQGDEAEDMLTLARAGAHRIEGQPLESPPLWAARGASTFAGFSPELIQIKAVEYAVVRGDGTRALEIHDGILSTANLSSSTRYRYLLDVAGAHAYERNAAESWEILLDLKTRVPHWLKYQPFARRVAGHLIEDRARALRAEYAEVAAFLGVES, from the coding sequence ATGATGGCGAGAGAACCGGCCCTCGGTGAGAACCTGGCACGCATCCGAGTGAGCAAGGGACTCACTCAGGAGGAGCTGGAAGAACGCTCAGGCGTGAGCGTGTCCACGATCCGCAAGCTCGAACAGGGCGACCGCAGCAGCGCGCGTGTCTCGACGCTTCGCAAGCTGGCCGAAGCGCTCGACGTGCGGACCTCAGATCTGTTCCGGCCCTCCCCGGAACCGGTCTCCCCTCAGGAGGAGACCGTGCACGCGGACCTCCTCGCGCTGCGCCGTACGCTCAAACCGGTGCGCGGGCTGGCGGGTGTCCAAATGCCCGACCTCGACGGGCCAGTCTCGTACCGGTCGGTGCGCGACTCGTTCCTCGCGGCGAACACCCTGTACCGGGCGGACGATTACCGGGCCGTGGTGCAGACGATCCCCCCGCTGCTCGTGGAGGCGCGCACGCTGGTGGCGGATGCCCGGGGCGCGGACGATCAGCGCGCCGCGCTGACGCTGCTCTCGCAGACCTTCCAGTTCTCGGCGCAGGCGTTGATCCAGCTCCAGCAGTACGACCTCGCCTATCAGGCGATCACGGAGGGGCTCGCGGCGGCCGAACAGGCCGACGATCCGCTGTTGGGCGCATGGCACGTCTTCAACGAGTGCTGGCTCTTTCTCCGGGAAGGGCGGCTCGACGACGCACAGCGCGCAGCACTGGTGACCGCCCAGGCCATCGAACCGCGCTTCTCGACGAGCGACCCCGCGAAGTTCGCTACCTGGGGGTGGCTGCTGCTGTGGGCCTCGGCGGCAGCCGTTCGCAACAACCAGGGCGATGAGGCCGAAGACATGCTGACGCTCGCCCGTGCGGGGGCGCATCGCATCGAGGGGCAGCCGCTTGAGTCTCCTCCGCTGTGGGCGGCGCGCGGGGCCTCGACTTTCGCCGGGTTCTCCCCGGAGCTGATCCAGATCAAGGCCGTCGAGTATGCGGTGGTGCGGGGGGACGGCACGCGGGCCCTGGAAATCCATGACGGAATCCTGTCGACGGCGAATCTGTCGAGCAGCACGCGGTACAGATATCTCCTCGATGTGGCCGGCGCGCATGCTTACGAGCGGAATGCGGCGGAATCGTGGGAAATTCTTCTCGATCTCAAAACCCGTGTGCCGCACTGGCTCAAGTACCAGCCATTCGCCCGGCGAGTGGCCGGCCACCTCATCGAGGACCGAGCGCGGGCGCTCAGAGCCGAGTACGCCGAGGTCGCGGCCTTCCTCGGGGTCGAGTCCTGA
- a CDS encoding MerR family transcriptional regulator: protein MRISELSAKSGVAIPTIKYYLREGLLHQGQQTAATRAEYDEAHLRRLRLIRAMLEVGRLPVASIKKVIEAVEDESLPVHEMLGTAHYALSPAVEPEPGEDWQIARDQVDRLVADLGWDIAPHAPTRDELAQTLVRMRQLGLPIDLTPYAETARTLVSEVEMDKIPFHGPRDAAVEALVLGTVLYGKAFDALRRMAQESESARRLSP from the coding sequence ATGCGCATCTCCGAACTCAGCGCCAAGTCCGGTGTCGCCATCCCGACGATCAAGTACTACCTGCGCGAGGGGCTGCTGCACCAGGGGCAGCAGACCGCCGCGACCAGAGCCGAATACGACGAGGCCCACCTGCGCAGGCTCCGCCTGATCCGGGCCATGCTCGAGGTCGGCAGACTCCCCGTCGCCTCCATCAAGAAGGTCATCGAGGCGGTCGAGGACGAGTCCCTTCCCGTGCACGAGATGCTGGGCACGGCCCACTACGCCCTGAGCCCCGCCGTCGAGCCCGAGCCCGGCGAGGACTGGCAGATCGCCCGCGACCAGGTCGACCGCCTGGTCGCCGACCTGGGCTGGGACATCGCCCCGCACGCCCCCACCCGCGACGAACTGGCCCAGACGCTCGTCCGGATGCGCCAGCTCGGCCTGCCCATCGACCTCACGCCGTACGCCGAGACCGCGCGGACGCTGGTGTCCGAGGTCGAGATGGACAAGATCCCGTTCCACGGTCCGCGCGACGCCGCCGTGGAGGCCCTGGTGCTCGGCACCGTCCTGTACGGCAAGGCGTTCGACGCGCTGCGCCGCATGGCCCAGGAGTCGGAGTCGGCCCGCCGCCTGTCCCCCTAG
- a CDS encoding TIGR03668 family PPOX class F420-dependent oxidoreductase, with protein MDGEQARARFREERVARLATASRDGAPHLVPVTFAVVADRVVTAIDHKPKTTTALRRLRNIRENPRVSLLADHYEDDWARLWWARADGLARIVEEGPEREPALDALAAKYGQYRERRPDGPVILVDVTRWTGWSFTP; from the coding sequence ATGGACGGCGAGCAGGCCCGCGCGAGGTTCCGGGAGGAGCGGGTGGCACGGCTGGCCACGGCGAGCCGCGACGGCGCCCCTCACCTGGTGCCCGTCACCTTCGCCGTCGTCGCGGACCGGGTGGTGACCGCGATCGACCACAAGCCCAAGACCACCACCGCCCTGAGGCGGCTGCGCAACATCCGGGAGAACCCGCGCGTCAGCCTGCTGGCCGACCACTACGAGGACGACTGGGCACGGCTGTGGTGGGCGCGCGCCGACGGCCTGGCCAGGATCGTGGAGGAGGGGCCGGAGCGGGAGCCGGCGCTCGACGCGCTGGCGGCCAAGTACGGCCAGTATCGCGAGCGCCGGCCCGACGGCCCGGTCATCCTCGTGGACGTCACCCGTTGGACCGGCTGGTCCTTCACTCCGTGA
- a CDS encoding N-acetylglucosamine kinase, with translation MTESLVVGVDAGATSTRVAVHSLDGARVGYARAGAGNPTAHGLGKAVAAVAAALGEALGTHDGGLVVGSLAGIAGHVHEMVPELAKVWAGHGIAEGPRYMGDVPIAYAAGSAEPDGSLLLSGTGAVAARIVDFKVDTVADGLGWLLGDEGSGFWIGRRAVQAVVHALDRGAPPRGEGLTELVVKHFLGDDRPAASRAAADRIVRLAQADHMRLAALSSLVSQAAEAGDPAALEIASDAAERLVATLRRVHESGPVVLAGSVLTSEGPVRRAVTELLAGESVTTAGDAAGAAAWLAARDILQETDAKARHAAFTAAP, from the coding sequence GTGACTGAATCGCTAGTGGTCGGTGTCGACGCCGGAGCCACGTCCACGCGGGTCGCCGTCCACTCCCTCGACGGCGCCAGGGTCGGTTACGCGCGGGCCGGTGCGGGCAATCCCACTGCTCACGGGCTGGGCAAGGCGGTGGCGGCGGTCGCCGCCGCGCTCGGGGAGGCGCTCGGGACGCACGACGGGGGGCTGGTCGTCGGCTCGCTGGCCGGGATCGCCGGGCATGTGCACGAGATGGTGCCCGAGCTGGCGAAGGTCTGGGCGGGCCACGGCATCGCCGAGGGGCCCCGTTACATGGGCGACGTGCCGATCGCCTACGCCGCGGGCTCGGCGGAGCCCGACGGCTCGCTGCTGCTGTCGGGCACAGGCGCCGTGGCGGCCAGGATCGTGGACTTCAAGGTCGACACGGTCGCCGACGGGCTGGGCTGGCTGCTGGGCGATGAGGGGTCGGGCTTCTGGATCGGGCGCCGGGCCGTCCAGGCCGTGGTCCACGCCCTGGACCGGGGCGCGCCCCCGCGTGGCGAGGGTCTGACCGAGCTGGTGGTGAAGCACTTCCTCGGCGACGATCGGCCGGCCGCGTCACGCGCCGCCGCCGACCGCATCGTACGGCTGGCGCAGGCCGACCACATGCGCCTGGCCGCCCTGTCCTCCCTGGTCAGCCAGGCCGCCGAGGCAGGCGACCCGGCCGCGCTCGAGATCGCGTCAGACGCCGCCGAGCGCCTGGTCGCCACCCTCAGGAGGGTGCATGAGTCCGGTCCGGTGGTGCTGGCGGGGAGCGTGCTGACCAGCGAGGGTCCGGTACGCCGGGCGGTGACGGAACTGCTGGCGGGCGAGAGCGTCACGACGGCGGGTGACGCGGCGGGGGCGGCGGCGTGGCTGGCGGCCCGCGACATCCTCCAGGAGACCGATGCGAAGGCCCGGCACGCCGCGTTCACCGCCGCGCCCTGA
- a CDS encoding ThuA domain-containing protein — protein sequence MARNLILSGGLFHDFAATSAALAEALAEVGVESEITEDIAGALSEPSEVQLITVNALRWQMDQDRFADLRPEWRFALPAEARTTLLDHLERGGGLLCMHSASICFDDWQGWPRVLGGCWTWPKSHHPPLGWTGVRVHGGHPVVDGLRDFDVVDEVYSDLDILPDVRPLASSNGQPLIWARPVRRGRVFYDALGHDTRSYENEVHRTLLQRAALWLLKRPVTITE from the coding sequence GTGGCGAGAAATCTGATCCTGTCAGGAGGACTGTTCCATGACTTCGCCGCCACGTCGGCCGCGCTCGCGGAGGCGCTCGCCGAGGTGGGGGTCGAGTCGGAGATCACCGAGGACATCGCGGGCGCGCTGAGCGAGCCGTCGGAGGTCCAGCTCATCACGGTCAACGCGCTGCGCTGGCAGATGGACCAGGACCGCTTCGCCGACCTGCGTCCCGAGTGGCGCTTCGCGTTACCCGCCGAGGCCCGCACCACGCTCCTCGACCACCTCGAGCGGGGCGGCGGCCTGCTGTGCATGCACTCGGCGTCGATCTGCTTCGACGACTGGCAGGGCTGGCCGCGCGTCCTGGGCGGCTGCTGGACCTGGCCCAAGTCCCACCACCCGCCGCTGGGGTGGACGGGCGTGCGGGTGCACGGCGGACACCCGGTGGTGGACGGCCTGCGGGACTTCGACGTGGTGGACGAGGTCTACAGCGACCTCGACATCCTGCCCGACGTACGGCCGCTGGCCTCGTCCAACGGCCAGCCGCTGATCTGGGCACGGCCCGTGCGCCGGGGCCGGGTGTTCTACGACGCCCTGGGCCACGACACCAGGTCGTACGAGAACGAGGTGCACAGGACGCTGCTCCAGCGGGCCGCGCTGTGGCTGCTGAAGCGGCCGGTCACCATCACGGAGTGA